A window of the Bacteroides thetaiotaomicron VPI-5482 genome harbors these coding sequences:
- a CDS encoding sodium ion-translocating decarboxylase subunit beta, translated as MGDFINFLGNNLADFWTYTGFANATGGHIAMIIIGLGFIYLAVAKEFEPMLLIPIGFGILIGNIPFNMDAGLKVGIYEEGSVLNILYQGVTSGWYPPLIFLGIGAMTDFSALISNPKLMLIGAAAQFGIFGAYMIALEMGFDPMQAGAIGIIGGADGPTAIFLSSKLAPNLMGAIAVSAYSYMALVPVIQPPIMRLLTTKHERVIRMKPPRAVSHTEKVIFPIIGLLLTCFLVPSGLPLLGMLFFGNLLKESGVTRRLANTASGPLIDVITILLGLTVGASTQASEFLTLDSIKIFALGALSFIIATASGVIFVKIFNLFLKKGNKINPLIGNAGVSAVPDSARISQVVGLEYDPTNYLLMHAMGPNVAGVIGSAVAAGILLGFLM; from the coding sequence ATGGGAGATTTTATTAACTTTTTAGGAAATAACCTTGCCGATTTCTGGACCTACACGGGATTTGCCAACGCGACAGGTGGACATATTGCTATGATCATTATCGGTTTAGGCTTTATTTACTTAGCTGTAGCCAAAGAGTTCGAGCCGATGTTGTTAATTCCTATCGGATTCGGTATTCTGATCGGTAATATACCTTTCAATATGGACGCCGGACTAAAAGTCGGTATATATGAAGAAGGTTCTGTATTGAACATATTGTATCAGGGAGTAACGTCCGGCTGGTATCCACCGCTCATCTTCTTAGGTATCGGTGCCATGACAGACTTCTCGGCGCTAATCTCCAATCCGAAGCTGATGCTGATCGGTGCGGCTGCCCAGTTTGGTATCTTCGGTGCATACATGATCGCATTGGAAATGGGATTTGACCCGATGCAGGCCGGTGCTATCGGTATCATCGGTGGAGCAGATGGTCCGACGGCTATCTTCCTTTCGTCCAAGCTGGCACCTAACTTAATGGGAGCCATTGCGGTATCCGCCTACTCCTATATGGCGTTAGTTCCGGTGATACAGCCGCCTATCATGCGTCTGCTCACCACCAAACACGAACGCGTTATCCGTATGAAACCGCCACGTGCCGTTTCTCATACAGAGAAAGTGATTTTCCCGATTATCGGTCTGTTGCTGACCTGCTTCCTAGTTCCTTCCGGTCTGCCTCTGTTGGGTATGCTGTTCTTCGGTAACCTGTTGAAAGAAAGTGGTGTAACCCGCCGTCTGGCTAACACAGCCAGCGGTCCGCTGATTGACGTTATCACTATCCTGTTAGGTTTGACAGTAGGTGCTTCTACTCAGGCTTCTGAGTTCCTGACACTCGACTCCATCAAGATCTTCGCCCTCGGTGCTTTGTCATTTATTATTGCTACTGCATCAGGTGTGATCTTCGTTAAGATCTTCAACCTCTTCCTCAAGAAGGGCAATAAGATCAATCCGTTGATCGGTAATGCAGGTGTATCTGCCGTTCCCGACTCTGCACGTATCTCACAAGTTGTCGGTCTGGAATATGATCCTACCAACTACTTGCTGATGCACGCTATGGGTCCGAACGTAGCAGGTGTAATCGGTTCGGCTGTTGCTGCCGGTATCCTGTTAGGATTCTTAATGTAG